In the genome of Paracoccus tegillarcae, one region contains:
- a CDS encoding universal stress protein produces MTIELKKILVASDGSKNSRRALLRAGAIAKATGADLHVIHVGLLSRYTNPDQMNSNQYDRLKTEARSRLDNELEFAEENGIKVTKSHLRMGRVDSEVIRLGEEIGADMIAIGNRGMGALERILLGSDAESIVRHAPCDVIVFRDDE; encoded by the coding sequence ATGACAATAGAACTGAAAAAGATCCTTGTCGCCAGCGATGGGTCCAAGAACTCCCGCCGTGCGCTGCTGCGCGCAGGGGCCATTGCCAAGGCCACCGGTGCCGATCTGCATGTGATCCATGTGGGGCTTTTGTCCCGCTATACGAACCCGGATCAGATGAACTCGAACCAGTATGACCGGTTGAAGACCGAGGCACGATCCCGGCTGGATAACGAGCTGGAATTTGCCGAGGAAAACGGCATCAAGGTCACCAAGTCCCATCTTCGGATGGGACGGGTCGACAGCGAAGTCATCCGGCTTGGCGAAGAAATTGGCGCCGACATGATCGCCATCGGCAATCGCGGCATGGGCGCGTTAGAGCGTATCCTGCTTGGTTCCGATGCCGAAAGCATCGTCCGGCACGCGCCCTGCGATGTTATCGTTTTCCGTGACGACGAATGA
- a CDS encoding sodium:solute symporter translates to MATFEVSPIDLAVVLLYIILSRVLVIWMTRGSSETSDGFFLGGKSFTWPMIAFSLFATNVSGGSFVGLAGAGYSGGIAVYSYEWMAAVILVIFITFMLPFYLRANVFTMPEFLERRFDRRSRHIFAAMLIFLEGGILLSGGLYVGAVIIQMLYPDLPLWIGCVIIMILSAALSMTGGLKAVVLSDTIQSIVLLIGGTIVMIAAYNALDSWESVYSQVPDDYMHIIQPADSDSVPWPGLFTGLLIIGLYFWTTNQTMVQRVLGAKDLNHGRWGALAAGALKLPILFLMIMPGVIAVALYPDLPAPDYAYPTLVFDLLPVGVRGIVLAALLAAMTSSIDSILNSVSSIYTLDFVKTRHPDIDDRRLVFHGRLAVGVATVFAILWAPQIANFESLWSYVQSVFSYIVPPVVAIFFAGLLWKRATPDAAFYTFVISLIIGIAGFLLIQIGGLVDIHFLYAGFIIFLISCTLMIGISLVTQPRPEAEIGNMIWSTQYLKEETEELKGVPLWQNYRVLSVLLLLTTATIVYIYR, encoded by the coding sequence ATGGCGACATTCGAAGTCAGCCCGATCGACCTTGCGGTCGTGCTGCTGTATATCATCCTCAGCCGCGTTCTGGTCATATGGATGACCCGCGGCAGCAGCGAGACCAGCGACGGATTTTTCCTTGGCGGGAAAAGCTTTACCTGGCCGATGATTGCCTTCTCACTGTTTGCGACCAACGTCTCTGGCGGCTCGTTCGTGGGCCTAGCCGGGGCAGGTTATTCGGGGGGCATCGCCGTCTATAGCTATGAATGGATGGCGGCGGTCATTCTGGTGATCTTTATCACCTTCATGCTGCCCTTCTATCTGCGGGCCAACGTCTTCACGATGCCCGAATTCCTTGAACGCCGATTCGACCGGCGATCACGGCACATCTTCGCGGCGATGCTGATCTTCCTTGAGGGCGGCATTCTGCTGTCCGGCGGTCTGTATGTCGGCGCGGTCATCATCCAGATGCTGTATCCGGACCTTCCGCTGTGGATTGGCTGCGTGATCATCATGATCCTGTCGGCTGCATTGTCGATGACAGGCGGCCTGAAAGCGGTCGTTCTTTCGGACACCATCCAGTCAATCGTGCTGCTGATCGGCGGCACGATCGTCATGATCGCGGCTTATAACGCTCTGGATTCGTGGGAATCGGTCTACAGCCAGGTGCCGGACGACTATATGCACATCATTCAACCCGCCGATTCCGACAGTGTGCCGTGGCCCGGCCTGTTTACGGGTCTGCTGATCATTGGTCTGTACTTCTGGACCACGAACCAGACGATGGTGCAGCGTGTTCTGGGTGCCAAGGATCTTAACCACGGTCGTTGGGGGGCTTTGGCCGCAGGTGCGCTGAAACTGCCGATCCTGTTCCTTATGATCATGCCGGGTGTCATCGCGGTGGCGCTGTATCCCGACCTTCCCGCACCCGATTACGCATACCCAACGCTGGTCTTCGATCTGTTGCCGGTAGGTGTGCGCGGGATCGTGCTGGCTGCCCTGCTGGCTGCAATGACGTCGTCCATCGACTCGATCCTCAATTCGGTCTCGTCGATCTATACGCTGGACTTCGTGAAGACCCGTCACCCGGATATCGATGATCGCAGACTGGTGTTTCATGGTCGTCTGGCCGTTGGCGTTGCGACAGTCTTTGCCATCCTCTGGGCACCTCAGATCGCGAATTTCGAATCGCTCTGGTCCTATGTGCAGTCGGTCTTCAGCTATATCGTGCCGCCTGTCGTCGCGATCTTCTTTGCCGGACTTCTTTGGAAGCGGGCAACGCCGGACGCAGCCTTCTATACCTTCGTGATCTCACTCATCATTGGTATCGCGGGCTTCCTGCTGATCCAGATCGGCGGGCTGGTGGACATCCATTTCCTCTATGCCGGATTCATCATCTTCCTGATCTCCTGCACGCTGATGATCGGTATCTCGCTGGTTACGCAGCCGCGGCCCGAGGCCGAGATTGGCAACATGATCTGGTCAACCCAGTATCTGAAAGAGGAAACGGAAGAGCTGAAAGGCGTTCCGCTGTGGCAGAACTATCGCGTCCTTTCGGTGCTTCTGCTGCTGACCACCGCCACCATCGTCTACATCTATCGCTGA
- a CDS encoding dihydrodipicolinate synthase family protein produces the protein MMAHPDALTGAWPVAPTPFHDDGSLDLEGMRRVLDCIVDQDIDGVCILANFSEQFLISDAERETLTRLCLEHLAGRLPAIVTISHYATPIVVERAKLARDLGAIGVMIMPPYHGALLKGTAEQTYEQFARVSDVGIPIMIQDAPLSGVDLPVPLLVRMAQEIPMVQHFKIECPGAATKLRALIAQGGDAIVSPLDGEEGITMLADLDAGATGTMCSAMISELIREVVTAHTSGDRDRAVDLYTRILPAVNHENRQGGFRSAKAAMKEGGVIASDFCRHPVPPLPPETRAELLGLLRPLDPISLRWGL, from the coding sequence ATGATGGCACATCCCGACGCATTGACCGGCGCATGGCCGGTCGCCCCGACCCCCTTTCACGACGATGGCAGCCTTGATCTGGAGGGTATGCGCCGGGTTCTGGACTGCATCGTCGATCAGGACATCGACGGTGTGTGCATCCTTGCCAATTTCAGCGAGCAGTTCCTGATCTCGGATGCGGAACGCGAAACGCTGACCCGCCTCTGCCTTGAACATCTGGCAGGCCGCCTGCCGGCGATCGTCACCATCTCGCATTACGCCACGCCCATCGTGGTCGAGCGCGCAAAACTGGCCAGGGATCTGGGCGCGATCGGGGTGATGATCATGCCGCCCTATCATGGCGCCTTGCTGAAAGGCACGGCCGAGCAGACCTATGAACAATTCGCCCGCGTCTCGGATGTCGGCATCCCGATCATGATCCAGGATGCACCGCTGTCCGGCGTCGATCTGCCGGTGCCGCTGCTGGTCCGCATGGCGCAAGAGATCCCGATGGTGCAGCATTTCAAGATCGAATGCCCCGGCGCCGCAACCAAGCTGCGCGCGCTGATCGCACAGGGCGGCGATGCCATTGTCAGCCCGCTGGACGGCGAAGAAGGCATCACCATGCTGGCCGACCTGGACGCAGGCGCCACGGGCACCATGTGCTCAGCGATGATTTCCGAGTTGATCCGCGAGGTGGTCACAGCCCATACCAGCGGCGACCGCGACCGCGCCGTTGATCTGTACACCCGCATCCTGCCCGCCGTGAACCACGAGAACCGGCAAGGCGGGTTCCGCTCAGCCAAAGCCGCGATGAAGGAAGGCGGCGTGATCGCATCCGATTTCTGCCGCCACCCGGTACCGCCCTTGCCGCCCGAGACACGCGCGGAACTGCTCGGCCTGCTGCGCCCGCTGGATCCGATTTCGTTGCGTTGGGGGCTGTAG
- a CDS encoding penicillin acylase family protein, which yields MLTLFRWLLRLTIGLIIGMVVVTLLIWYFATRSLPDYDATYEMAGLGGPVEIVRSTENVPHIFGNSDTDAFFALGVAHAQDRLFQMTVLRRAAQGRLAELYGVSAYRGDDLARRLGLYRHGRASLAAQDDYTRAALEAYSTGVNEWITQINRDASGRGAPEFFMYPDEIAAWKPADSLAILKLLAASSSTAIREEILRARLAIARPDIGPQLVARPGDPALPDYASLFPGARLQPQSHTNETAPTWDQTLAGYLEPGLGLSGTGLAAAPDRTAAQGSLLANDPQGPLTAPGLWYLARLQLQGGGIIGGTIPGIPAILSGRNTEMAWGITPAGVDDTDVFIEELQPGDFTRYRGADGWTEFTTRREVIRIRDAEDQTMTLRWTANGAVLPSVDFSLAEVTPRGHVAALSWTGASDSDTTMSALVGLMRSTDRAAATATLDGIVAPVLQVTLADRRGVDQVLAGHVPRRDAAHPTGGYLPAPGWVRASTWQGTAPASEVLGNSSPGQGGTDGVVLATGEGSGGSRLSRLTRLADDREVHSRESFIAIQLDIVSPVARALLPLVGADLWFTGEPAASGTPERQRQDALSLLAEWDGAMNEHLPEPVIYSAWMFALQDRLIRDELGPMADDITTIYPAFLESVFRNRGGAAVWCDVNQSAPVEDCATVARQALDAAILDLTDRYGPDVTSWRWGDLHVASHLHPALGHLPGLGWVMNLTQSTSGGNFTLAQAGMLGNGPNPYRNVTGAGYRGIYDLADPDSSVFVISTGQSGHPLSRHYDDLAGRWRRGEYIGMSLDPALARAAATGITRLNPAQP from the coding sequence ATGCTGACCCTGTTCCGCTGGCTGCTGCGCCTGACAATCGGGCTGATCATCGGCATGGTCGTTGTGACCTTGCTGATCTGGTATTTCGCGACCCGTTCGCTGCCTGACTATGATGCGACCTACGAGATGGCGGGCCTCGGCGGCCCGGTCGAGATCGTGCGCTCGACCGAAAATGTCCCGCATATCTTTGGCAACAGCGACACCGACGCGTTCTTTGCCCTCGGCGTCGCCCATGCGCAGGACCGGCTGTTTCAGATGACAGTGCTGCGCCGCGCAGCGCAGGGCCGGCTGGCAGAATTGTATGGCGTCAGCGCTTATCGCGGCGATGATCTGGCGCGACGGCTTGGGCTTTATCGGCATGGGCGCGCATCGCTGGCGGCGCAGGATGATTATACCCGCGCCGCACTCGAGGCCTATTCCACCGGCGTCAACGAATGGATCACACAGATCAACCGCGATGCATCGGGTCGAGGCGCGCCCGAGTTCTTTATGTATCCCGACGAGATCGCGGCCTGGAAACCCGCAGATTCGCTTGCGATCCTGAAGCTGCTGGCCGCCAGTTCCTCGACCGCGATCCGCGAAGAGATCCTGCGCGCCCGTCTGGCCATCGCCCGCCCCGATATCGGCCCGCAACTGGTGGCCCGTCCGGGCGATCCCGCCCTGCCCGATTATGCCAGCCTGTTCCCCGGCGCACGGCTGCAACCGCAAAGCCATACCAACGAGACGGCGCCGACATGGGATCAGACGCTGGCCGGCTATCTTGAACCGGGGCTTGGCCTTTCCGGCACCGGCCTTGCCGCGGCCCCCGATCGCACGGCGGCACAAGGCTCGCTGCTGGCAAATGATCCGCAAGGACCGCTGACCGCGCCGGGGCTTTGGTATCTGGCACGGTTACAACTGCAGGGCGGCGGCATCATCGGCGGCACGATCCCCGGCATTCCCGCAATCCTGTCGGGTCGAAATACCGAGATGGCCTGGGGCATCACCCCCGCCGGGGTCGATGATACCGACGTCTTCATCGAGGAGTTGCAGCCCGGCGACTTCACCCGCTATCGCGGCGCCGACGGCTGGACCGAGTTCACCACCCGCCGCGAGGTCATTCGCATCCGCGACGCCGAGGATCAGACGATGACGCTGCGCTGGACGGCGAATGGCGCGGTGCTGCCCTCGGTCGACTTCTCGCTTGCCGAGGTGACACCACGCGGCCATGTCGCCGCCCTGTCCTGGACCGGCGCATCCGACAGTGACACGACTATGAGCGCGCTTGTCGGATTGATGCGATCCACAGACCGCGCCGCCGCCACCGCCACGCTGGACGGGATCGTCGCGCCTGTGCTGCAGGTGACGCTGGCCGATCGCAGGGGCGTCGATCAGGTTCTGGCCGGCCACGTCCCGCGCCGCGACGCGGCACATCCGACCGGCGGCTATCTGCCCGCGCCCGGCTGGGTTCGCGCCTCCACCTGGCAAGGGACTGCGCCGGCATCGGAAGTTCTGGGCAACAGCTCGCCCGGTCAGGGCGGCACGGACGGGGTCGTGCTGGCCACGGGCGAAGGCTCCGGCGGATCCCGTCTGTCACGCCTGACCCGCCTTGCCGATGATCGCGAGGTGCATTCCCGCGAAAGCTTTATCGCGATCCAGCTGGATATCGTCAGCCCCGTGGCCCGTGCCCTCTTGCCGTTGGTCGGTGCGGATCTCTGGTTCACGGGCGAGCCTGCAGCCTCTGGCACGCCCGAGCGTCAGCGCCAGGATGCGCTGTCACTGCTGGCTGAATGGGACGGCGCGATGAACGAGCACCTGCCAGAGCCGGTCATCTATTCAGCCTGGATGTTCGCCCTGCAGGACCGACTGATCCGCGATGAGCTTGGACCGATGGCCGATGACATCACCACCATCTATCCCGCATTTCTGGAATCGGTCTTTCGCAACCGTGGCGGCGCCGCTGTCTGGTGCGACGTCAACCAAAGCGCCCCGGTCGAGGATTGTGCCACCGTGGCGCGACAGGCGCTGGACGCCGCGATTTTGGATCTGACGGACCGGTACGGCCCCGACGTGACCAGTTGGCGATGGGGCGACCTGCATGTCGCCAGCCACCTGCACCCCGCACTTGGGCACCTGCCCGGTCTGGGCTGGGTGATGAACCTGACGCAATCGACCTCGGGCGGCAACTTTACACTGGCGCAGGCGGGCATGCTGGGCAACGGTCCGAACCCCTATCGTAATGTCACCGGCGCGGGCTATCGCGGCATCTACGATCTGGCCGATCCCGACAGTTCGGTCTTTGTCATTTCGACCGGCCAATCCGGCCACCCGCTGTCGCGCCATTATGACGATCTGGCCGGACGCTGGCGGCGCGGCGAGTATATCGGCATGTCGCTGGACCCCGCTCTGGCGCGGGCCGCCGCGACCGGGATCACGCGCCTCAATCCGGCCCAACCCTAG
- a CDS encoding NAD(P)-dependent oxidoreductase: MAKVTFLGLGVMGYPMAGHLQAAGHEVTVYNRTAAKAEKWAAEHGGNWASTPREAAEGAEFVMACVGNDDDLRSVCLGDEGAFAGMSEGAIFVDHTTVSAAVTRELAEVAGEAGLGYVDAPISGGQAGAENAALSVMCGGDAGDYDKAEPVIDAYAKICRRLGDTGAGQITKMCNQIAIAGLVQGLSESLAFAQKAGLDVENVVEVISQGAAGSWQMVNRHKTMAAGEFEHGFAVDWMRKDLGICLDAADEMQVSLPVTALIDQFYKEVQAMGGGRWDTSSLIARLTR; the protein is encoded by the coding sequence ATGGCAAAAGTGACATTTCTGGGACTGGGCGTGATGGGTTATCCGATGGCGGGCCACCTTCAGGCGGCTGGTCATGAAGTGACCGTCTATAACCGCACCGCCGCCAAGGCCGAGAAATGGGCCGCCGAACATGGTGGTAACTGGGCATCGACCCCGCGCGAGGCGGCTGAGGGCGCGGAATTCGTCATGGCCTGTGTCGGCAATGACGATGATCTGCGTTCCGTCTGTCTGGGTGATGAAGGGGCATTTGCGGGGATGAGCGAGGGCGCGATCTTCGTTGACCACACGACCGTATCTGCCGCTGTCACCCGCGAATTGGCCGAAGTGGCAGGCGAAGCCGGTCTGGGCTATGTCGACGCGCCGATTTCAGGCGGGCAGGCCGGGGCCGAAAATGCGGCGCTGTCGGTCATGTGCGGCGGTGATGCCGGCGATTACGACAAGGCCGAGCCGGTCATTGATGCCTATGCCAAAATCTGCCGCAGGCTGGGTGATACGGGTGCCGGGCAAATCACCAAGATGTGCAACCAGATCGCCATTGCCGGGCTGGTCCAGGGCCTGTCGGAATCGCTGGCATTCGCGCAAAAGGCCGGGCTGGACGTAGAAAATGTGGTCGAAGTGATCAGTCAGGGTGCCGCCGGCAGCTGGCAGATGGTCAATCGTCACAAGACCATGGCAGCGGGCGAATTCGAGCACGGCTTTGCCGTCGACTGGATGCGCAAGGATCTGGGTATTTGCCTGGATGCAGCCGACGAGATGCAGGTTTCTCTGCCCGTCACCGCCCTGATCGACCAGTTCTACAAGGAAGTGCAGGCGATGGGCGGGGGGCGTTGGGATACGTCGTCGCTGATCGCGCGGCTGACGCGCTGA
- a CDS encoding LysR substrate-binding domain-containing protein, with product MQLPPLAAIRVFESAARHLSFTKAATELGMTQAGVSYQIKLLEERLGTPLFLRKPRALQLTRLGTQLSAPTSQAFKILRHAYADPTDSGKTLSISSPITLAGNWLGERLGRFQMEHPALSIKMDANDRLVDFAHDDVDIAIRHGDGDWPGLTAQHLFDFEVTPMLSPNLLKTCCLETPEQLRDLPWIDPQDPNWELWIKKAGVTSCACYSRQTPVLGTQVNEARAAIADQGVAMLSPRFFRYELASGSLIQPFQLLAGNGKAYWLVYPEARRNRPTIRAFRQFLLAEIAADS from the coding sequence ATGCAACTCCCGCCACTTGCCGCGATCCGGGTCTTTGAATCCGCCGCCCGCCACCTCTCGTTTACCAAGGCTGCAACCGAGTTGGGGATGACCCAGGCCGGGGTCAGCTATCAGATCAAATTGCTGGAGGAACGGCTTGGCACGCCGCTGTTCCTGCGCAAACCGCGCGCCCTGCAACTCACACGGCTTGGAACGCAGCTATCGGCGCCCACCAGCCAGGCCTTTAAGATCCTGCGCCACGCCTATGCCGATCCGACAGACAGTGGCAAAACCCTGTCGATCAGTTCACCGATCACGCTGGCCGGCAACTGGCTGGGGGAACGTCTGGGGCGGTTTCAGATGGAACACCCTGCGCTGAGCATCAAGATGGATGCCAATGATAGACTGGTCGATTTCGCTCATGACGATGTCGACATCGCCATCCGCCACGGCGACGGCGACTGGCCCGGCCTGACGGCCCAGCACCTGTTCGATTTCGAGGTGACACCGATGCTGTCGCCAAACCTGCTCAAGACCTGCTGCCTCGAGACGCCCGAACAGCTGCGCGACCTGCCATGGATTGATCCGCAGGACCCAAATTGGGAGTTGTGGATCAAAAAGGCGGGCGTAACCTCATGCGCTTGCTATTCGCGCCAGACCCCGGTGCTTGGCACTCAGGTCAACGAGGCCCGCGCCGCCATCGCCGATCAGGGCGTCGCCATGCTCAGCCCGCGCTTTTTCCGTTATGAATTGGCCAGCGGCAGCCTGATCCAGCCCTTTCAACTCTTGGCCGGCAACGGCAAGGCCTATTGGCTGGTCTATCCCGAGGCACGCCGCAACCGCCCCACGATCCGCGCCTTCCGCCAGTTCCTGCTGGCGGAAATCGCCGCCGATAGCTGA
- a CDS encoding pyridoxal phosphate-dependent aminotransferase, translated as MGFLSDTLARVKPSPTIAMTGRVAELRAEGKDIIGLSAGEPDFDTPSHIRDAAKAAIDAGHTRYTPVDGIAPLKQAICQKFARDNDLDYTPQQVSVGTGGKQILYNALMATLNPGDEVIIPAPYWVSYPDMVLLAGGKPVPVPCGADQDFRLTPEALAAAITPRTKWLMLNSPSNPSGTAYDRAAMQALTDVLLDHPHVRVMADDMYEHLVFGDFEFVTPAQVEPRLKDRTLTVNGVSKAYAMTGWRIGYGAGPQQLIRAMAMVQSQSTSNPSSISQHAALAALNGPQDYIAESRAAFQRRRDLVVAGLNDCPGIDCPTPQGAFYVYPSIRGLIGLTSAGGTVIADDEAFANALLEETGVAVVFGAAFGLSPHFRISYATSDEELTDAIARIKRFCEGCS; from the coding sequence ATGGGGTTTCTGTCCGATACACTCGCGCGCGTCAAACCGTCACCGACAATCGCCATGACCGGACGCGTCGCCGAGCTGCGCGCCGAGGGCAAAGATATCATAGGCTTGTCAGCGGGCGAGCCTGATTTCGACACACCGTCGCATATCCGCGACGCGGCCAAGGCGGCCATCGACGCAGGCCATACGCGCTATACCCCCGTGGATGGCATCGCACCGCTGAAACAAGCGATCTGCCAGAAATTCGCGCGCGACAATGATTTGGACTATACACCGCAGCAGGTCAGCGTCGGCACCGGCGGCAAGCAGATCCTCTATAATGCCTTGATGGCCACGCTTAATCCGGGCGATGAGGTGATCATCCCTGCCCCCTATTGGGTCAGCTATCCCGATATGGTCCTGCTGGCTGGTGGCAAGCCCGTCCCTGTTCCCTGCGGCGCCGATCAGGATTTTCGGCTGACACCCGAGGCCCTGGCCGCGGCCATCACGCCACGCACGAAATGGCTGATGCTGAATTCGCCGTCGAACCCATCGGGCACTGCCTATGACCGCGCAGCGATGCAGGCGCTGACTGATGTGCTGCTGGATCATCCGCATGTCAGGGTGATGGCGGATGACATGTACGAACATCTGGTCTTTGGCGATTTCGAATTCGTGACACCCGCCCAGGTCGAGCCGCGCCTGAAGGACCGCACCCTGACCGTCAACGGCGTCAGCAAAGCCTATGCCATGACCGGCTGGCGCATCGGCTATGGCGCAGGACCGCAGCAGCTGATTCGCGCCATGGCGATGGTGCAATCGCAATCGACCTCGAATCCCAGTTCGATCAGCCAACACGCCGCGCTGGCCGCGCTGAACGGACCGCAAGACTACATCGCCGAAAGCCGCGCGGCCTTTCAGCGTCGCCGCGACCTGGTTGTGGCTGGTCTGAACGACTGTCCCGGCATTGACTGCCCGACGCCGCAGGGCGCGTTTTACGTCTATCCCTCGATCAGAGGGCTGATTGGCCTGACATCGGCCGGCGGCACGGTGATCGCAGATGACGAGGCCTTCGCCAACGCGCTGCTGGAAGAGACCGGCGTTGCCGTGGTCTTTGGCGCGGCGTTTGGACTGTCACCGCATTTCCGCATCTCTTACGCGACAAGCGATGAGGAGCTGACCGACGCCATCGCCCGCATCAAGCGTTTTTGCGAAGGGTGCAGTTGA
- a CDS encoding helix-turn-helix domain-containing protein, producing MTENWYSDDKATMGDRISAARENAGLSVKDLAQKLGVRVKTLTGWEGDEREPRANYLRTLSGVLGVSLIWLLTGEGHGVGGEDVGSDAAPGREVVLSEIRALKQSVAETARRLDRLERLMADA from the coding sequence GTGACCGAGAATTGGTACAGCGACGACAAGGCAACCATGGGCGACCGGATCAGTGCTGCGCGCGAAAACGCTGGCCTGTCGGTCAAGGATCTGGCGCAGAAACTGGGCGTCAGGGTCAAGACGCTGACCGGGTGGGAAGGCGATGAGCGCGAGCCGCGGGCCAATTACCTGCGAACCTTATCCGGTGTCCTGGGTGTGTCGCTGATCTGGCTGCTGACAGGCGAAGGTCATGGTGTGGGTGGCGAGGATGTCGGTTCCGATGCCGCGCCCGGGCGGGAGGTCGTGCTTTCCGAGATCAGGGCATTGAAGCAGTCCGTAGCCGAGACGGCCCGACGGCTGGATCGTCTGGAAAGGTTGATGGCCGATGCTTGA
- a CDS encoding succinate dehydrogenase assembly factor 2, whose amino-acid sequence MLEVDDNRLRRLRMRSWRRGMKEMDLILGPFADGPLAALQGDMIAQYEALMGENDQDLYRWITARISGRDEGPEALAPLLDVIARHASDRLHG is encoded by the coding sequence ATGCTTGAGGTAGATGACAACCGCTTGCGGCGTTTGCGCATGCGCAGTTGGCGGCGCGGCATGAAAGAAATGGACCTGATACTGGGTCCGTTTGCAGATGGCCCCCTGGCCGCACTGCAAGGGGACATGATCGCGCAATACGAGGCGCTGATGGGTGAGAATGATCAGGACCTCTATCGCTGGATCACCGCCCGAATTTCGGGGCGCGACGAAGGCCCCGAGGCGCTGGCGCCGCTGCTGGATGTCATCGCCCGTCACGCGAGCGACCGGCTGCATGGTTAA
- a CDS encoding MarR family winged helix-turn-helix transcriptional regulator, producing MTMLAPARREFPQSSPLVLESTAATAYLECLQQLERLHRLMHDLVKDEFERLGRHDLNPVQALILYNLGEAEVSAGELRSRGMYQGSNVSYNLKKLVTMGYVHHERCDLDRRSVRVRLTEAGQDVRQIVLDMFHGHAAQLAVSGVLDDPPLDQVNLQARRIERYWTEQIRYIY from the coding sequence ATGACGATGCTTGCACCAGCGCGACGGGAATTTCCGCAGTCGTCGCCCCTCGTTTTAGAATCGACGGCGGCGACCGCCTACCTAGAATGCTTGCAACAGTTGGAGCGTTTGCACCGGCTGATGCACGATCTGGTCAAGGACGAATTCGAACGCCTTGGCCGACATGACCTGAACCCCGTGCAGGCGTTGATCCTGTACAATCTGGGCGAGGCAGAGGTGTCGGCGGGGGAATTGCGATCCCGCGGCATGTATCAGGGCAGCAATGTCAGCTATAATCTGAAAAAGCTGGTGACGATGGGCTATGTTCACCATGAGCGCTGCGATCTGGATCGCCGCTCGGTTCGTGTGCGACTGACCGAGGCCGGGCAGGACGTGCGCCAGATCGTCCTCGACATGTTTCACGGCCATGCCGCGCAACTGGCGGTGTCGGGGGTTCTGGATGATCCGCCCCTGGATCAGGTGAACCTGCAGGCACGTCGGATCGAACGCTATTGGACCGAGCAGATCCGCTATATCTATTGA
- a CDS encoding VOC family protein yields MKVRYLHTMVRVKDLEKTMQFFQLLGLEETRRIDNEDGRFSLVFMAPPDQPDCPVELTYNWDGDDALPSDSRHFGHLAYRVENIYEMCQLLKDAGVTINRPPRDGHMAFVRSPDNISIELLQEGDHLPPQEPWASMENTGHW; encoded by the coding sequence ATGAAAGTCCGCTATCTGCACACCATGGTCCGCGTGAAGGACCTCGAAAAGACGATGCAGTTCTTCCAGCTGCTCGGTCTTGAGGAAACCCGTCGCATCGACAACGAGGACGGCCGCTTTTCGCTGGTCTTCATGGCGCCGCCGGATCAGCCCGACTGCCCGGTCGAGTTGACGTATAACTGGGACGGCGATGACGCCTTGCCCAGCGACAGCCGCCATTTCGGGCATCTCGCCTACCGCGTCGAGAATATCTACGAGATGTGCCAATTGCTGAAGGATGCCGGCGTTACCATCAACCGCCCGCCACGCGATGGACATATGGCGTTCGTGCGCAGCCCCGATAACATCTCGATCGAACTGCTGCAGGAAGGCGACCATCTGCCGCCGCAGGAACCCTGGGCCAGCATGGAAAACACCGGCCACTGGTAG